One genomic segment of Desulfomicrobium sp. ZS1 includes these proteins:
- a CDS encoding DUF554 domain-containing protein, producing the protein MVFPLGSVINALAILAGGALGLLLHGRLPEKMRQVVFQGLGLCVLVIGMQMALQGKNGLLVVLSVLIGGVVGEALRLEDRFAGLAGKLKGLVRSNNTRFVDGMVNASLIYCIGAMAILGSFDEGIRGDHSILFTKALLDGFASIALASTYGAGVLFSALPVFLYQGLLTLFAGSFQAYFSDYLIAQLTATGGTLILGIGINLLGLTVIRLSSLLPSLVVIVILSIVFP; encoded by the coding sequence ATGGTCTTCCCCCTCGGTTCGGTGATAAATGCTCTGGCCATTTTGGCCGGAGGCGCTTTGGGGCTGCTGTTGCATGGCCGGTTGCCGGAAAAAATGCGCCAGGTCGTTTTCCAGGGTCTCGGACTCTGCGTTCTGGTCATCGGCATGCAGATGGCGCTGCAAGGCAAGAACGGGTTGCTTGTGGTCTTAAGCGTCCTCATCGGCGGGGTGGTGGGCGAGGCCTTGCGGCTCGAAGACCGCTTCGCGGGTCTGGCCGGCAAGCTTAAAGGCCTGGTGCGTTCAAACAACACTCGTTTCGTGGACGGTATGGTCAACGCGTCCCTGATCTACTGCATCGGTGCCATGGCCATTCTCGGCTCTTTCGACGAAGGCATTCGCGGCGATCACTCCATCCTTTTCACCAAGGCCCTGCTGGACGGATTCGCCTCCATCGCCCTGGCCTCGACCTACGGGGCGGGGGTGCTTTTTTCCGCCTTGCCGGTCTTTCTCTACCAGGGCCTGTTGACCCTTTTCGCAGGCTCCTTTCAGGCCTATTTTTCGGATTATCTCATCGCCCAGCTCACGGCCACGGGCGGAACCTTGATCCTTGGCATCGGCATCAATCTGCTGGGCCTGACGGTTATTCGTCTGTCCAGCCTGTTGCCGTCCCTGGTCGTGATCGTCATCCTTTCCATTGTCTTTCCCTAA
- the betB gene encoding betaine-aldehyde dehydrogenase, which produces MMEKMMHVDGRWTRAHSAATRDIINPFDQSVIATVSEGDREDARDAINAARRAFDQGPWPKTTGQERGRQLLRLADLIERDAEELARLETLNTGKTLEESRWDMADIAGIFRYYAGLADKDGGEVIASPVPDSTSIVVREPVGVCGQISPWNYPLLQAAWKLAPALAAGCTVVMKPSEITPLTTIKVTELCQEAGFPEGVVNLVLGPGATVGAELAENPAVDLISFTGGIETGKTIMRAAAANVKKVALELGGKNPNIIFDDADFDTALDYILNGVFFHAGQICSAGARVLLQDGIHDRMVEALADRMSKIRLGGGMTDGTQMGPLISAAHRDKVESYIRIARKEGARLLLGGKRPADPALANGFFVEPTLFTACASDMRIVQEEVFGPVITIERFSTEDEALVRANSTIYGLSAGFWTRDPDRIRRMSSGLRFGTVWVNDFNVYFTQAPWGGYKQSGLGRELGRQGLEEYTEVKHVFQNHNARPINWFGV; this is translated from the coding sequence ATGATGGAAAAAATGATGCACGTCGACGGCCGCTGGACCCGCGCCCACTCCGCGGCCACGCGGGACATCATCAATCCCTTCGACCAGAGCGTCATCGCGACCGTTTCGGAAGGGGACCGCGAAGATGCCCGTGACGCCATAAACGCGGCGCGGCGCGCCTTCGATCAGGGTCCGTGGCCCAAGACCACGGGCCAGGAGCGCGGGAGGCAACTGCTGCGACTGGCGGACCTGATCGAACGCGACGCCGAGGAACTGGCCCGCCTCGAAACCCTGAACACCGGCAAGACCCTTGAAGAGAGCCGCTGGGACATGGCCGACATCGCGGGCATCTTCCGCTACTACGCGGGGCTTGCGGACAAGGACGGAGGCGAGGTCATCGCATCCCCGGTCCCGGATTCCACGAGCATCGTGGTGCGCGAGCCCGTGGGGGTCTGCGGCCAAATCTCGCCCTGGAACTATCCCCTGCTGCAGGCCGCCTGGAAACTGGCTCCGGCCTTGGCCGCCGGCTGCACCGTGGTCATGAAGCCAAGCGAGATCACCCCCCTGACCACCATCAAGGTGACCGAGCTGTGCCAGGAGGCGGGTTTCCCCGAGGGCGTGGTCAACCTGGTCCTTGGCCCCGGGGCCACGGTGGGGGCGGAGCTGGCCGAAAACCCCGCCGTTGACCTCATCTCCTTCACCGGCGGCATCGAGACGGGCAAGACCATCATGCGCGCGGCGGCGGCCAACGTGAAGAAAGTCGCCCTGGAGCTGGGCGGCAAGAACCCCAACATCATCTTCGATGACGCCGATTTCGATACGGCCCTGGACTATATCCTGAACGGCGTCTTCTTCCACGCCGGGCAGATCTGTTCCGCCGGAGCCCGAGTCCTGCTGCAGGACGGCATCCACGACCGCATGGTTGAGGCCCTGGCAGACCGCATGTCCAAGATCCGTTTGGGAGGCGGGATGACGGACGGCACCCAGATGGGCCCCCTCATCTCGGCCGCGCACCGCGACAAGGTGGAAAGCTACATCCGCATTGCCCGCAAAGAAGGGGCCAGGCTGCTGCTGGGAGGCAAGCGCCCGGCTGATCCGGCCCTGGCCAATGGCTTTTTCGTAGAGCCGACCCTGTTCACGGCGTGCGCAAGCGACATGCGCATCGTGCAGGAGGAGGTCTTCGGACCGGTCATCACCATCGAGCGCTTCAGCACCGAAGACGAGGCGCTGGTCCGGGCCAACAGCACGATCTACGGCCTGTCCGCCGGCTTCTGGACCCGCGATCCGGACCGCATCCGCCGCATGTCATCGGGCCTGCGCTTCGGCACGGTCTGGGTCAACGACTTCAACGTCTATTTCACCCAGGCCCCCTGGGGCGGCTACAAGCAGTCCGGCCTGGGTCGGGAACTGGGGCGGCAGGGCCTGGAAGAGTACACGGAAGTCAAACACGTTTTCCAGAACCACAACGCCCGGCCGATCAACTGGTTCGGCGTGTAG
- a CDS encoding metalloregulator ArsR/SmtB family transcription factor produces the protein MERIAETLKALSDPTRLRIVSLLRHGELCVCDLTEALQTPQSKVSRHLAFLKNAGWVRARRSGKWVYYQILDSEPSLQASIAQALTMHIAKHPVCLEDDRRYFDYLATKSSRACD, from the coding sequence ATGGAAAGAATCGCCGAAACACTCAAAGCGCTGTCCGATCCCACACGTCTGCGCATCGTCAGCCTGCTCCGTCACGGAGAACTCTGCGTGTGCGACCTGACGGAAGCCCTGCAAACACCCCAATCCAAAGTCTCACGGCATCTGGCGTTTCTGAAGAACGCCGGATGGGTCAGAGCCCGCCGCAGCGGAAAATGGGTCTACTATCAGATCCTTGATTCCGAACCATCCCTGCAGGCCTCAATCGCCCAGGCGCTGACAATGCATATTGCAAAACATCCTGTCTGCCTTGAAGACGACCGGCGTTATTTCGACTATCTTGCAACCAAATCGTCGCGAGCCTGTGACTAA
- a CDS encoding response regulator, with protein MMQNTMAESTTKVLVLDDEPNIRESLAEYLMDCGFVTLTAESAEDALMLPELGSVAVAVVDIRLGGMDGLEFIKRLHTLHPAVRCLIHTGSTDFQLDTELRDIGLTDREVLFKPVLDMGIFETLILEKVAEGRS; from the coding sequence ATGATGCAGAACACGATGGCGGAAAGCACGACAAAGGTGCTCGTTCTGGATGACGAGCCGAACATTCGGGAAAGTCTGGCTGAGTACCTCATGGACTGCGGTTTTGTCACCCTGACGGCCGAGAGCGCTGAGGACGCCTTGATGCTTCCCGAGCTGGGCAGTGTCGCGGTGGCGGTGGTGGATATCCGCCTTGGGGGCATGGATGGTCTGGAGTTCATCAAGCGGTTACACACCCTGCATCCCGCCGTGCGCTGCCTGATTCACACCGGTTCCACGGATTTTCAGCTGGATACCGAATTGCGGGATATCGGCCTGACGGATCGGGAGGTGCTTTTCAAGCCGGTTCTGGACATGGGTATTTTTGAGACCCTCATTTTGGAAAAGGTCGCGGAGGGCCGGTCATGA
- a CDS encoding response regulator, which yields MNQGKTSVVLTIDDDQAVRESLANFLEDFGYEVLQAEDGQQGLEVFAANRPDLILVDLRMPRMDGLQVLARVQELSPQTPIMVISGAGDIRDVVEALRRGAWDYLVKPIQDMNILLHSVETCLERARLQRQNLEYQQSLEESLEKLHRTQKEMIQSAKMAALGDLVAGVAHEVNTPIGVSVTAASFLAERTRQLRELYGKGEMKRSDLEKYLTLAEESSGSVLSNLERAAELVQSFKKVAADQSSEEKRVFEMKNYLEQILLSLRPQFKRTPHQVRMDCPDDLILDSYPGAIMQIITNLVMNSLIHGFADGRPGEISIKVEQAGENVVLTYRDTGIGMDREQKERIYDPFYTTTRGSGGTGLGMNIVYNLVTQTLKGSIMLESSPGQGSVFFLTLPRDPDRVVDVSGNPS from the coding sequence ATGAACCAGGGCAAGACATCCGTGGTGCTGACCATCGATGACGATCAGGCGGTGCGTGAGAGTCTTGCCAATTTTCTGGAGGATTTCGGGTATGAAGTCTTGCAGGCCGAAGATGGACAGCAAGGGCTGGAGGTCTTTGCCGCCAACCGGCCCGACCTGATCCTGGTGGACCTGCGCATGCCGCGCATGGACGGATTGCAGGTTCTGGCGCGGGTGCAGGAACTTTCGCCCCAGACGCCGATCATGGTCATTTCGGGGGCCGGAGACATCCGTGATGTGGTGGAGGCGCTGCGGCGGGGCGCATGGGATTATCTGGTCAAGCCCATTCAGGACATGAACATCCTCTTGCATTCGGTGGAGACGTGTCTGGAACGGGCCCGTTTGCAGCGTCAGAACCTCGAATATCAGCAAAGTCTCGAAGAGTCCCTTGAGAAACTGCATCGCACCCAAAAGGAGATGATCCAGTCTGCCAAGATGGCGGCGCTGGGGGACCTGGTGGCGGGAGTGGCCCATGAGGTCAACACGCCCATCGGGGTCAGCGTCACGGCGGCGTCCTTTCTGGCTGAACGGACGAGGCAGCTGCGGGAGTTGTACGGGAAGGGGGAGATGAAACGCTCGGATTTGGAGAAATACCTGACCCTGGCCGAGGAGTCTTCAGGGTCGGTGCTTTCCAACCTGGAGCGGGCCGCAGAGCTGGTGCAGAGTTTCAAGAAAGTCGCTGCGGACCAGAGCTCTGAAGAGAAGCGCGTCTTCGAGATGAAGAATTATCTGGAACAGATTCTCCTCAGTCTGCGCCCGCAGTTCAAGCGCACTCCGCATCAGGTGCGGATGGACTGCCCGGACGATCTGATCCTCGATTCCTACCCCGGCGCGATCATGCAAATCATCACCAATCTGGTCATGAACTCCCTTATTCACGGTTTCGCGGACGGACGGCCCGGTGAAATATCCATCAAGGTGGAGCAGGCCGGAGAAAACGTGGTGCTGACGTACCGCGACACGGGCATCGGCATGGACCGCGAGCAAAAGGAGCGTATCTACGATCCGTTTTACACCACCACGCGAGGCTCCGGCGGTACGGGTCTGGGCATGAACATCGTCTACAATCTGGTCACCCAGACCCTGAAAGGCTCTATCATGCTGGAAAGCAGCCCCGGGCAGGGCTCTGTGTTCTTTTTGACCTTGCCCAGAGATCCGGACCGGGTCGTCGACGTATCCGGAAATCCTTCGTAG
- a CDS encoding ABC transporter substrate-binding protein, translating to MTIATLKKTIPVLVLLLALFTTPVQASRDDVRITSVGWTDVTVTSELAVAILQSLGYSSSNMMTSLPICYQALATNEADVFLGNWMPSMESVARPHFDSGNVIQLVPNMTGAKYTLAVPSYVAEGGLKDFKDIAKYGDELEWKIYGIEEGNDGNDIIESMIDQDMFGLGKFELVASSESGMLAQVQSFMREKKWIVFLGWSPHSMNEKIDMTYLTGSTDDTFGPNDGTATVYTNVRKGLPQDMPNVTRFLKNYVVPVGMMNSIMVTMHEHPEMKARDAALDWVTAHPDMAATWLEGVTTKDGKPGLPAFLKLLESRK from the coding sequence ATGACCATTGCCACACTGAAAAAAACCATCCCCGTCCTTGTCCTTCTTCTCGCCCTCTTCACGACCCCGGTTCAGGCCAGCCGCGACGACGTGCGCATCACCAGCGTCGGATGGACCGATGTCACCGTGACCAGCGAACTGGCCGTGGCCATTTTGCAGAGCCTTGGCTACTCCTCCTCCAACATGATGACCTCCCTGCCCATCTGCTACCAGGCCCTGGCCACGAATGAAGCCGACGTGTTTCTGGGCAACTGGATGCCATCCATGGAAAGCGTGGCGCGTCCCCATTTTGATTCCGGCAACGTCATCCAGCTTGTGCCGAACATGACCGGAGCCAAATACACCCTGGCCGTGCCGAGCTACGTGGCCGAGGGCGGTCTCAAGGATTTCAAGGACATCGCCAAGTACGGCGACGAGCTGGAATGGAAGATCTACGGCATCGAGGAAGGTAACGACGGCAACGACATCATCGAATCCATGATCGATCAGGACATGTTTGGCCTGGGCAAATTCGAACTGGTCGCTTCCAGCGAATCCGGCATGCTAGCCCAGGTGCAGTCCTTCATGCGTGAAAAGAAATGGATCGTCTTTCTGGGATGGTCCCCGCACAGCATGAACGAAAAGATCGACATGACGTACCTGACGGGCAGCACGGACGACACCTTCGGACCGAACGACGGCACGGCCACGGTCTACACCAACGTGCGCAAGGGACTGCCGCAGGACATGCCCAACGTGACCCGCTTCCTCAAGAACTACGTTGTGCCTGTCGGCATGATGAACTCCATCATGGTCACCATGCATGAGCATCCGGAAATGAAGGCCCGCGACGCGGCCCTGGACTGGGTGACCGCGCATCCGGACATGGCCGCCACATGGCTTGAAGGCGTGACCACCAAGGACGGCAAGCCCGGCCTGCCCGCCTTCCTGAAGCTGCTTGAATCCCGCAAATAG
- the zupT gene encoding zinc transporter ZupT, which produces MNEVWFALGLTTFAGLATGIGSIIAFSAKLSSYRFLSVATGFSAGVMLYVSFVEIFFKGQESLVEHYGDPTGYWVNVASFFGGILLIGLIDNFIPEETNPHEIPSEAEVDQLHGKVSTLLHIGEDSCGPAKAPAKPLPGHEKKLLRMGLFTALAIGIHNFPEGLATFLAALEEPSLGIAIAIAIALHNIPEGVSVSVPIYYATGKRRTAFFYSFLSGLAEPIGAGIAYLGILFFAGGPDGVLPAQLMGILFGGVAGIMVYISLDELLPTSRAYGQGHDSLFGLVGGMAVMALSLLLMR; this is translated from the coding sequence ATGAATGAAGTCTGGTTTGCCCTGGGCCTGACCACCTTCGCCGGACTGGCTACGGGGATCGGCAGCATCATCGCCTTTTCGGCCAAACTATCGAGCTACCGCTTTCTGTCCGTGGCCACGGGCTTTTCGGCGGGCGTGATGCTGTACGTCTCCTTTGTGGAGATCTTCTTCAAAGGGCAAGAGTCCTTGGTCGAGCACTATGGGGATCCGACGGGGTACTGGGTCAACGTGGCTTCGTTTTTTGGGGGAATACTTTTGATCGGCCTGATCGACAATTTCATTCCCGAAGAGACCAATCCGCACGAAATTCCCTCTGAAGCCGAAGTCGACCAGTTGCACGGCAAGGTCTCCACTCTGTTGCATATCGGGGAGGACAGCTGCGGGCCGGCCAAAGCACCCGCAAAACCCCTGCCGGGGCATGAAAAAAAGCTTCTGCGCATGGGCCTTTTCACCGCCTTGGCTATCGGCATTCACAACTTTCCCGAGGGGTTGGCCACGTTTTTGGCGGCCTTGGAGGAGCCGAGTTTGGGTATCGCCATCGCCATCGCCATCGCTTTGCATAACATCCCCGAGGGCGTGAGCGTCTCCGTGCCCATCTATTACGCCACAGGAAAACGCAGAACGGCTTTTTTTTACTCGTTTTTGAGCGGGCTGGCCGAACCCATCGGGGCGGGCATCGCCTATCTGGGCATTCTTTTTTTCGCCGGAGGGCCGGACGGAGTGTTGCCTGCGCAGCTCATGGGCATCCTCTTTGGCGGGGTGGCCGGGATCATGGTCTACATCAGCCTCGATGAACTACTGCCGACCAGCCGGGCCTACGGCCAGGGGCACGACAGCCTGTTCGGACTGGTTGGCGGCATGGCCGTCATGGCGCTCAGTCTGCTTTTGATGCGCTGA
- a CDS encoding ATP-binding protein — MATSSRILSTDVSGRLGRKLLFWILLGSTVFTLLGTAVQLTFDYRNDKEAMLAQLEQIRTSRLSSLTSALWHLDEAQVLVQLEGILEMRDIMYAEVITPEGIRYFRGKQAEEKNLYVQKFPLQYRALERIDLIGTLIVAADKSALQRRLRDKILVIGITQGVQIFLVAVLVVFIFYMLVTRHLRRMALYTSGLTIDRLQEPLSLDKTSSTPDEIDIVVRAFNDMRENLLRDITHREKAEQKLKEAEGYIRNILDSMPSILISVDVDGRVTQWNQQAVLKTGVSVEDAMGRRVTDVCPNAPVSMDQVRAAVSSGLPVKIPKVPRKKEDMVEYMDVTVYPLTTNNVQGAVIRIDDATERVRLEEMLIQSEKMISVGGLAAGMAHEINNPLAGILQNGQVIRNRMSPELPANRKLAEELGTDMALIHGYFERRGCLRMMDSIMDSGLRAARIVENMLSFSRKNTLRMAEVDICALLDRTLELAANDYDLKKQYDFRKIRIVREYEENLPLVCCEESKIQQVFFNLIRNGAQAMGSQDRPPCFILRVMNAGKEVRIEIEDNGPGMSEELRKRVFEPFFTTKRVGEGTGLGLSVSYFLIVENHGGRIDVESSPGKGSVFIIHLPLVPADQNAGGAS, encoded by the coding sequence ATGGCGACCTCCTCTCGAATCCTTTCAACCGATGTCAGCGGACGGCTGGGTCGCAAGCTGCTGTTCTGGATTCTGCTCGGGAGCACTGTGTTCACGCTGCTCGGCACGGCGGTGCAGCTTACTTTCGACTACCGCAACGACAAGGAAGCCATGCTCGCGCAGCTGGAGCAGATCCGCACATCGCGCCTGTCCAGCCTGACCAGCGCCTTGTGGCATCTGGACGAAGCGCAGGTTCTGGTCCAGCTTGAAGGAATTCTGGAGATGCGGGACATCATGTACGCAGAGGTGATCACTCCAGAGGGGATACGGTATTTCCGCGGCAAGCAGGCCGAAGAGAAGAACCTCTACGTGCAAAAATTTCCTCTCCAGTACAGGGCCCTGGAGCGCATAGATCTGATCGGCACGCTCATCGTCGCCGCCGACAAGAGCGCCCTGCAGCGCAGGCTGCGGGACAAGATTCTGGTCATAGGCATCACCCAGGGCGTGCAGATATTTTTGGTGGCCGTCCTTGTTGTCTTCATTTTCTACATGCTGGTCACCCGCCATTTGCGCCGGATGGCTCTTTACACCTCCGGGCTGACCATTGACAGATTGCAGGAACCGCTCTCGCTGGACAAGACTTCATCCACGCCCGACGAGATCGATATTGTGGTCCGCGCCTTCAACGACATGCGCGAGAACCTGCTCCGGGATATCACGCACCGGGAAAAGGCCGAGCAGAAGCTCAAAGAGGCCGAAGGCTATATCCGCAACATTCTTGATTCGATGCCGTCGATTCTGATTTCAGTTGATGTGGACGGCCGCGTCACCCAATGGAACCAGCAGGCGGTGCTCAAAACCGGTGTTTCGGTGGAAGATGCCATGGGGCGTCGTGTCACGGATGTGTGCCCAAATGCTCCGGTCAGCATGGATCAGGTCCGGGCTGCGGTAAGTTCCGGTCTCCCGGTCAAGATACCCAAGGTGCCCAGAAAAAAGGAAGACATGGTCGAGTATATGGATGTCACGGTCTATCCTCTGACGACCAACAATGTGCAAGGCGCGGTTATTCGCATAGACGATGCCACGGAGCGGGTGCGGCTTGAAGAAATGCTGATCCAGTCGGAGAAGATGATTTCCGTAGGCGGACTCGCCGCGGGCATGGCCCACGAGATCAACAATCCTCTGGCTGGAATTTTGCAAAACGGGCAGGTCATCAGAAACAGGATGTCTCCGGAATTGCCCGCGAACAGAAAGCTGGCGGAAGAACTTGGAACCGACATGGCCTTGATCCATGGCTATTTTGAGCGCCGCGGCTGCCTGCGCATGATGGATTCGATCATGGATTCGGGTTTGCGGGCTGCGCGGATAGTGGAGAACATGCTTTCTTTCAGCCGCAAGAATACGTTACGCATGGCCGAGGTCGATATCTGCGCCCTGCTGGATCGCACTCTTGAACTTGCGGCCAATGACTATGATCTCAAAAAGCAGTATGACTTCCGCAAGATCAGGATTGTCCGCGAATATGAGGAAAACCTGCCACTGGTCTGTTGCGAGGAAAGCAAGATTCAGCAGGTCTTCTTCAACCTGATCCGCAACGGAGCGCAGGCCATGGGATCGCAGGATCGCCCTCCCTGCTTCATTCTGCGGGTCATGAATGCCGGCAAAGAGGTGCGGATTGAGATCGAGGACAATGGTCCGGGCATGTCCGAAGAGTTGCGCAAAAGGGTTTTTGAGCCCTTTTTTACCACCAAGCGGGTGGGGGAAGGCACCGGCCTTGGCCTTTCCGTGTCTTATTTTCTGATAGTTGAAAATCATGGCGGCAGGATTGATGTGGAGTCCAGTCCCGGCAAGGGCTCTGTCTTCATCATCCACCTGCCTCTCGTTCCGGCTGACCAGAACGCCGGCGGAGCTTCATAA